A single window of Polaribacter sp. SA4-10 DNA harbors:
- a CDS encoding ABC transporter permease, translated as MFRLLTIEFHKLRHNTASKVLSIIYFALLTSIALIAAIKFDIGPIKFHLAEMGIFNFPYIWHFNTYMAAILKFFLLLVIVSMIANEYSYKTLKQNLIDGLSKKEFILSKFYAVIAFALISTVFVFVVSLILGFSYSDYNELSIITSDLEYILAFFIKLVGFFSFGLFLGILVKRSAFAVGAMLVWLIGESMFKGYLFWTFKSAENTSEKVDSIMQFLPLEAMTNLIKEPFSRLGAVRSAANSMGETINKSYAVDFSTIIIVSVWTFIFIYLSYALLKKRDL; from the coding sequence ATGTTTAGACTACTAACTATAGAATTTCATAAATTAAGACACAATACCGCTAGTAAAGTACTGTCAATCATCTATTTTGCCTTATTAACTTCCATTGCATTAATTGCTGCAATAAAGTTTGATATTGGGCCAATAAAGTTTCATTTAGCAGAAATGGGGATTTTTAATTTTCCTTATATCTGGCACTTTAATACATATATGGCTGCTATTTTAAAGTTCTTTTTATTACTTGTTATTGTTTCTATGATCGCAAATGAATACAGTTATAAAACATTAAAACAGAATTTAATAGATGGCTTGAGTAAAAAGGAATTCATTTTATCAAAATTCTATGCTGTAATTGCTTTTGCGTTAATATCAACCGTATTTGTTTTTGTGGTTTCATTAATTTTAGGATTCTCATATTCAGATTACAATGAACTGTCAATTATAACTTCAGATTTAGAATATATTTTAGCCTTTTTTATTAAGCTAGTAGGTTTTTTCTCTTTCGGGTTATTTTTAGGTATTCTTGTAAAAAGATCTGCTTTTGCGGTTGGCGCAATGTTGGTTTGGTTAATTGGAGAAAGCATGTTTAAAGGATATTTATTTTGGACTTTTAAAAGTGCTGAAAACACTTCAGAAAAAGTGGATAGCATTATGCAATTTTTGCCTTTAGAGGCAATGACAAACTTAATAAAAGAACCTTTTTCTAGATTAGGTGCAGTTAGATCTGCTGCAAATTCAATGGGAGAAACAATTAACAAAAGTTATGCCGTAGACTTTAGCACAATCATTATTGTAAGTGTTTGGACATTCATTTTTATCTATTTGTCTTACGCTTTATTAAAAAAGAGAGATTTGTAA
- a CDS encoding PUR family DNA/RNA-binding protein: MADRVEQEEIFSQVLRAGRRTYFFDVRATKADDYYLTVTESKKFTHDDGTFHYQKHKIYLYKEDFSDFQEMLTKATDYIVAEKGDEVISERHQKDFKKEETTEDAADEVKSTESFTDVSFDDI; the protein is encoded by the coding sequence ATGGCCGATAGAGTTGAACAGGAGGAGATTTTTTCTCAAGTATTGAGAGCAGGAAGAAGAACTTATTTTTTTGATGTTAGAGCAACAAAAGCAGATGATTATTACTTAACTGTTACAGAAAGTAAGAAATTTACACATGATGATGGTACTTTTCATTATCAAAAACACAAAATTTATTTGTACAAAGAAGATTTTTCAGATTTTCAAGAAATGCTAACAAAAGCAACAGATTATATCGTTGCAGAAAAAGGAGATGAAGTAATTAGTGAACGTCATCAAAAAGATTTTAAGAAAGAAGAAACTACAGAAGATGCTGCAGACGAAGTTAAGTCTACAGAAAGCTTTACAGACGTTTCTTTTGACGATATATAA
- a CDS encoding ABC transporter ATP-binding protein, which produces METILSLKNLDKKYGHVHAVNNLSFDIQKGNVYGILGPNGSGKSTTLGIILNVVNRTSGEFSWFNGKLSTHEALKKVGAIIERPNFYPYMTADQNLKLICKIKGISTDKIDEKLKTVNLFERKNSKFKTFSLGMKQRLAIASALLNDPEILILDEPTNGLDPQGIHEIRQIIKDIASNGTTILLASHLLDEVEKVCSHVVVIRKGVKLYSGTVDEMTASNGLFELKVDENEDKLISLLQEHPSIDKITKEHETIIATLKSEISSTEINKYLFDKGFILSHLVKRKPSLEQQFLDLTNNN; this is translated from the coding sequence TTGGAAACTATCTTATCACTTAAAAACCTCGATAAAAAATACGGACACGTTCATGCTGTAAATAATCTTTCTTTTGATATACAAAAAGGAAATGTTTATGGGATTCTAGGTCCAAATGGAAGTGGAAAATCTACTACTTTAGGTATTATTTTAAATGTTGTTAACAGAACTTCTGGTGAATTTTCCTGGTTTAACGGAAAATTATCTACACATGAAGCCTTAAAAAAAGTTGGAGCAATTATTGAGCGACCAAATTTTTATCCTTACATGACAGCAGATCAAAACCTGAAGCTAATCTGTAAAATTAAAGGAATATCAACAGACAAAATCGACGAGAAACTAAAAACTGTAAATCTTTTTGAAAGAAAAAACAGTAAGTTTAAAACGTTTTCTTTAGGTATGAAACAGCGTTTAGCAATTGCATCTGCTTTGTTAAATGATCCAGAAATTTTAATATTAGATGAACCTACAAATGGATTAGATCCTCAAGGAATTCATGAAATTCGTCAAATTATAAAAGATATTGCAAGTAACGGAACAACAATTCTATTAGCTTCTCACCTATTAGATGAAGTAGAAAAAGTGTGTTCTCATGTAGTTGTTATTAGAAAAGGAGTAAAACTATATAGTGGTACTGTTGATGAAATGACCGCTTCTAATGGTTTATTTGAATTAAAAGTTGATGAAAATGAAGATAAATTAATTAGTCTTTTACAAGAACACCCTTCAATTGACAAAATAACAAAAGAGCATGAAACTATAATTGCTACTTTAAAAAGTGAGATTTCATCTACAGAAATCAATAAATACTTGTTTGATAAAGGTTTTATTTTATCTCATTTGGTAAAACGTAAACCAAGTTTAGAACAACAATTTTTAGATTTAACAAACAACAACTAA
- a CDS encoding isochorismate synthase: MNIFKKIENCYEKKLPFVVYRKPNSNEISGVFLEDETLYYTDDFKESGFVFSPFNGEEKSILMPLSKSEFIKENLHLEDSFLYNNDFEIDESSKKSHIHLVEKAIDVINDKELEKVVVSRKETVEITDFDVLKIYKKLLQTYQNAFVYVWYHPKVGLWLGATPETLLNLENTSFKTMSLAGTQVFSGEENVVWKNKELEEQQLVTNFIVYQLKGIAFNLKIDKIETIKAGSLLHLRTKVEGEINGKSTLKKLIRALHPTPAVCGLPREKAREFILKNENYNRSFYTGFLGELNFKNKETQNSTLFVNLRCMHIENNTASIFIGGGITKDSNAKKEWEETVAKSKVMKRVL, encoded by the coding sequence ATGAATATTTTTAAAAAAATAGAAAATTGCTACGAAAAAAAACTTCCTTTTGTAGTTTATAGAAAACCAAATTCTAATGAAATCTCCGGGGTATTTTTAGAAGATGAAACTCTTTATTATACAGATGATTTTAAAGAAAGCGGTTTTGTATTTTCGCCTTTTAATGGTGAAGAAAAATCCATTTTAATGCCATTATCAAAATCAGAATTTATTAAAGAAAATCTTCATTTAGAAGATAGTTTTCTCTACAATAATGATTTTGAAATTGATGAATCATCAAAAAAGAGTCATATTCATCTTGTAGAAAAAGCAATCGATGTTATTAATGATAAAGAACTAGAAAAAGTAGTTGTTTCAAGAAAAGAGACTGTAGAAATTACTGATTTTGATGTACTTAAAATTTACAAGAAATTACTACAAACGTATCAAAATGCTTTTGTTTATGTTTGGTATCATCCAAAAGTAGGGTTGTGGCTTGGCGCTACTCCAGAAACACTTTTAAATTTAGAAAACACTTCTTTTAAAACAATGTCTTTAGCCGGAACCCAGGTTTTTAGTGGTGAAGAAAATGTTGTTTGGAAAAACAAAGAGCTAGAAGAGCAGCAACTAGTTACCAATTTTATAGTGTATCAACTTAAAGGTATTGCATTTAATTTAAAAATTGATAAAATAGAAACGATAAAAGCAGGTAGTTTGTTGCATTTGCGAACAAAAGTAGAAGGCGAGATAAATGGAAAGTCTACATTAAAAAAATTAATTAGAGCATTGCATCCAACACCCGCTGTTTGTGGTTTGCCCAGAGAAAAAGCAAGAGAGTTTATTCTTAAAAATGAAAACTATAATAGAAGTTTTTATACTGGTTTTTTAGGAGAACTTAATTTTAAGAATAAAGAAACTCAAAATTCAACCCTTTTTGTGAATTTACGATGCATGCATATTGAAAATAATACAGCATCAATTTTTATTGGAGGAGGAATTACAAAAGATAGTAATGCTAAGAAAGAATGGGAGGAAACCGTTGCAAAAAGTAAAGTTATGAAACGAGTTTTGTAA
- a CDS encoding PaaI family thioesterase, whose amino-acid sequence MDKKAILKAFNERSKHTLMETLDIEYIAVGDDFLIAKMPVNSSVHQPYGQLHGGATAALAESVGSAASNFFIDSKTQFINGIQLSINHIKSKREGVVFATAKNIHKGKSTHLWEVTIVDEEDNLISVAKMTNIVLERR is encoded by the coding sequence ATGGATAAAAAAGCGATATTAAAAGCATTTAATGAGCGTTCTAAACATACATTAATGGAAACGCTTGATATTGAATATATTGCTGTTGGTGATGATTTTTTAATAGCAAAAATGCCAGTAAACTCTAGCGTTCATCAACCTTATGGACAGCTTCATGGTGGCGCAACTGCTGCTTTAGCTGAAAGTGTTGGCAGCGCGGCTTCAAATTTTTTTATTGATAGTAAAACGCAATTTATAAACGGAATTCAGCTTTCTATAAATCATATTAAAAGTAAACGAGAAGGAGTTGTTTTTGCTACTGCTAAAAATATTCATAAAGGAAAATCTACTCATTTATGGGAGGTTACAATTGTTGATGAAGAAGATAATTTAATTTCTGTAGCCAAAATGACAAATATTGTTTTAGAAAGAAGGTAA
- a CDS encoding T9SS type B sorting domain-containing protein, with protein sequence MKKVTPILLFFMALNLFSQKEANFWYFGKNAGVNFNTTPPTGVTNGKINTDEGCSSFSDFNGNLLFYSDGISVFNKNHVVMNYSNGNPGNDLQGNPTSTQSGMIIPKPGSATIYYLFTVGTDAVLSTEPENPGFNFYTIDISKNNNLGEIIEGPINLAIDPNTNSDLSENWSEKVAAVQGKECNTFWVVSFVQNTFFAYKIDVSGVRVSDVVTSRVNFTAKDKRGYLNISPDGTKIAFADYNQISISKIGSLLLFDFNNESGVVSLNPEVLIPNFSNNSPYGVSFSRNSKKLYASTYDDKFNIYQFDLNQTDIASSRTKIITKNGYRGALQLGPDGKIYISIPDKNHLDAIENPNAAANKIIYTNNAINLGGKLTGQGLPPFISSLLIPIEITEEVSNQVVNDENLQFCTGDNKTFIPEPLTGTNIMYQWFFNDETIPIDTNPNLTLNNLSKANSGKYTLIVNLTNECGISTQREGAFNIEVFDAASAKKPTDIIFCNTDLTQAYSFDLEALKNTEILDGLDSTVFNVLYFDTLEKANDNIVGTNLTIPYLVSEASSQVIYVRVVNKIVPNTCFAFTSFTLEVTSEPKPIQPTDYRLCDDAASTGGDTDGVTNSFRLSTKDAEILGTLSALQYTVSYHTAIADAQTSSTTNAIDKNADYQVTNTQTIYVRVENKVNVDCYIVSDDTAGSSFTSFQLIVDPLPVIKTNPVIIKQCNDNPDLIATFNLTEAEISISDNRANETFEYYNTEAEAIAGTPQVANKLMYFVNNTGEAWVRTISKQGCYKISKLELIVSFASDVDYNRTFIACDDFLDADGNNTAANSNTDGITFFDFSEAEQEVMNLFPALIQPSLEILFYETIADRNASVNEIPDISNHRNNNDPSYVNSQIIYIKIKNKVNNNCSSIGQFTLTIQPFPLINKPSDFNLCDDALSGSTTDGITNSFRLSTKDAEILGTLNPLQYTISYHTAIADAQTSSTTNAIDKNADYQVTNTQTIYVRVENKVNVNCYIVSDDTAGSSFTSFQLIVDPLPVIKANPVIIKQCDDNPDLIATFNLSEAEISISDNRANETFEYYNTEAEAIAGTPQVANKLMYFVNNTGEAWVRTISNQGCYKISKLELIVSFASDVDYNRNFIACDDFLDADGNNTIANSDTDGITFFDFSEAEQEVMNLFPTLIQPSLEILFYETIADRNASVNEIPDISNHRNNNDPSYINSQIIYIKIKNKVNNNCSGIGQLTLTVQPFPLANKPSDFNLCDDALSGSTTDGRNSNINLRNNVSDILGATQTETDYIVSFHTTAIGVNTNADLITNDTNFTNTVPISFTLGDISEQIIYVRVQDRNGNTQCFNNNVSFKIIVNPNPLVSTTITPLAVCDVATPSDSNTRNRIAQNIDLTSKDTEILAGRTSRVAYYLTQQDAENGNEITNSTDFENTTSETIFPANFNTDDPGIETIFFKVIDLVGNTCESDISTFELLVYPESNIPINISDYSDCDNTSDRFEDDNNGINGDITLKNKIPEILANYQPSEFTDFTITFYTSLADAEAGNLALAIDENTFENKRNNQTIYVRVENTKNAPTICAHTRLSFNLNITPLPDFRVTPQVLCLNYTDPHILEAENPAGEYNYEWIDKNGTTLGTDQTLIIKEGGEYTLTATDKTTTCSSTKTMYVKESEKATLLEEYVTIIEESISINSQDNISIFIDTLKNSLGKGDYQFALRNEDNGERIPIIGFQDAPLFENLKGGIYTIIVHDKNGCIADEELIISVIQYPKFFTPNDDGIKDTWMVIGVGKIIYSLNSSINIFNRYGKLIAQLPIDGPGWDGTYNGKLMPSNDYWFNVQLIPIDPRKSIIFKKGHFSLLRK encoded by the coding sequence ATGAAAAAAGTAACCCCTATATTACTCTTCTTCATGGCATTAAATTTATTCTCTCAAAAAGAGGCTAATTTTTGGTACTTTGGAAAAAATGCTGGTGTAAATTTTAACACAACTCCTCCTACAGGAGTTACTAATGGAAAAATAAATACAGACGAAGGTTGTTCCTCCTTTTCTGACTTTAATGGTAATTTATTATTTTACTCTGATGGTATTTCTGTTTTCAACAAAAACCATGTTGTTATGAATTATAGCAATGGAAATCCTGGAAATGATTTACAAGGAAACCCAACAAGTACTCAATCTGGTATGATTATTCCTAAGCCAGGGTCTGCAACAATTTACTATTTATTTACGGTTGGAACAGATGCTGTTTTAAGTACAGAGCCTGAAAACCCAGGTTTCAATTTTTACACCATAGATATTTCTAAAAACAACAATTTAGGAGAAATTATAGAAGGACCAATAAATTTGGCTATAGACCCAAATACGAATTCTGATTTAAGTGAAAATTGGTCAGAAAAAGTAGCTGCTGTTCAAGGAAAAGAGTGTAATACTTTTTGGGTGGTATCTTTTGTACAAAACACATTTTTTGCATATAAAATAGATGTTTCTGGAGTTAGAGTTTCAGATGTGGTTACTAGTAGAGTAAACTTTACTGCGAAAGATAAAAGAGGGTATTTAAACATATCACCAGATGGAACTAAAATTGCCTTTGCAGACTATAATCAAATTAGCATATCTAAAATTGGAAGTTTATTATTATTTGATTTTAATAATGAAAGTGGAGTTGTTAGCCTAAATCCAGAAGTTTTAATTCCTAATTTTTCAAACAATTCTCCTTATGGCGTTAGTTTTTCTAGAAATAGTAAAAAATTATATGCCTCAACTTATGATGACAAATTTAATATCTATCAATTTGACTTAAATCAAACAGATATCGCTTCTAGCAGAACTAAAATTATAACTAAGAATGGGTATAGAGGTGCACTTCAATTGGGACCAGATGGAAAAATTTATATTTCTATTCCAGATAAAAATCATTTAGATGCTATTGAAAACCCTAATGCTGCTGCAAATAAAATTATATACACGAACAATGCAATTAATTTAGGAGGAAAACTAACAGGCCAAGGTTTACCTCCATTTATTTCCTCTTTACTAATTCCTATAGAAATTACAGAAGAAGTTTCAAATCAAGTAGTAAACGATGAAAATTTGCAGTTTTGTACTGGAGATAACAAAACATTTATTCCAGAACCTCTTACAGGTACAAATATTATGTACCAATGGTTTTTTAATGATGAAACCATTCCAATAGACACAAATCCTAATTTAACTCTTAATAATTTATCAAAAGCGAATAGTGGAAAATATACTTTAATTGTTAATCTTACTAATGAATGTGGTATTTCAACTCAACGTGAAGGCGCTTTTAATATTGAGGTTTTTGATGCGGCTAGTGCAAAAAAACCAACAGATATTATCTTTTGTAATACTGATTTAACACAAGCATATAGTTTTGATTTAGAAGCACTAAAAAATACAGAAATTTTAGACGGATTAGATTCAACAGTTTTTAATGTTTTATATTTTGATACTTTAGAAAAAGCGAATGACAATATTGTGGGCACAAATTTAACGATCCCTTATCTAGTTAGTGAGGCAAGTTCTCAGGTAATTTATGTAAGAGTTGTTAATAAAATTGTACCCAATACTTGTTTTGCCTTTACAAGTTTTACTCTTGAAGTAACAAGTGAACCAAAACCAATACAACCAACAGATTACAGATTGTGTGATGACGCAGCAAGTACAGGTGGAGATACAGATGGTGTTACTAATAGCTTTAGATTAAGCACAAAGGATGCTGAAATTTTAGGAACACTTAGTGCATTACAATACACTGTTTCTTATCATACTGCAATTGCAGATGCCCAAACGAGCAGCACAACAAATGCTATTGATAAAAATGCTGACTATCAAGTTACCAATACTCAAACAATATATGTAAGAGTTGAAAATAAAGTGAATGTTGATTGTTATATAGTTTCAGATGATACAGCAGGAAGTTCATTTACTTCTTTTCAATTAATTGTAGATCCTTTGCCGGTTATTAAAACAAACCCTGTAATTATTAAACAATGTAATGACAACCCTGATTTAATAGCCACATTTAACCTAACTGAAGCTGAAATTAGTATCTCAGACAATAGAGCAAATGAAACTTTTGAATATTATAACACAGAAGCTGAAGCAATTGCAGGTACGCCACAAGTTGCTAATAAATTAATGTACTTCGTTAATAATACTGGTGAAGCTTGGGTTAGAACAATCTCTAAACAAGGATGTTATAAAATTTCTAAATTAGAATTAATTGTTTCTTTTGCTAGTGATGTTGATTATAATAGAACTTTTATAGCTTGTGATGATTTTTTAGATGCTGATGGTAATAATACTGCAGCTAATTCAAATACAGATGGAATTACTTTTTTCGATTTTAGTGAAGCTGAACAAGAAGTTATGAACTTGTTCCCTGCATTAATTCAACCAAGTTTAGAAATATTATTTTATGAAACAATTGCAGATAGAAATGCTTCTGTCAATGAAATTCCTGACATTTCTAATCATAGAAATAATAATGATCCTTCATACGTTAATAGCCAAATAATCTACATCAAAATAAAAAATAAAGTAAATAATAATTGTTCTAGTATTGGGCAATTTACTTTAACAATACAACCGTTTCCATTAATAAATAAACCTTCAGATTTCAATCTTTGTGATGATGCTCTTTCTGGCAGCACAACAGATGGCATTACAAATAGCTTTAGATTAAGTACTAAGGATGCTGAAATTTTAGGAACACTTAATCCATTACAATACACTATTTCTTATCATACTGCAATTGCAGATGCCCAAACGAGCAGCACAACGAATGCTATTGATAAAAATGCTGACTATCAAGTTACCAACACTCAAACAATATATGTAAGAGTTGAAAATAAAGTGAATGTTAATTGTTATATAGTTTCAGATGATACAGCAGGAAGTTCATTTACTTCTTTTCAATTAATTGTAGATCCTTTGCCTGTTATTAAAGCAAACCCTGTAATTATTAAACAATGTGATGACAACCCTGATTTAATAGCCACATTTAACCTAAGTGAAGCTGAAATTAGTATCTCAGACAATAGAGCAAATGAAACTTTTGAATATTATAACACAGAAGCTGAAGCAATTGCAGGTACGCCTCAAGTTGCTAATAAATTAATGTATTTTGTTAATAATACTGGTGAAGCTTGGGTTAGGACAATCTCTAATCAAGGATGTTATAAAATATCTAAATTAGAATTAATTGTTTCTTTTGCTAGTGATGTTGATTATAACAGAAATTTTATTGCTTGTGATGATTTTTTAGATGCTGATGGTAATAATACTATAGCTAATTCAGATACAGATGGAATTACTTTTTTCGATTTTAGTGAAGCTGAACAAGAAGTTATGAACTTGTTCCCTACATTAATTCAACCAAGTTTAGAAATATTATTTTATGAAACAATTGCAGATAGAAATGCTTCTGTAAATGAAATTCCTGATATTTCTAATCATAGAAATAATAATGATCCTTCTTACATTAATAGCCAAATAATCTACATCAAAATAAAGAATAAAGTAAATAATAATTGCAGTGGTATTGGACAACTTACTTTAACAGTACAACCGTTTCCATTAGCAAATAAACCTTCAGATTTTAATCTTTGTGATGATGCACTATCTGGCAGCACAACAGATGGCCGTAATTCAAATATTAATCTTAGAAACAACGTTAGTGATATCTTAGGAGCAACGCAAACTGAAACAGATTATATTGTTTCTTTTCATACTACTGCAATTGGTGTAAATACAAATGCAGATCTTATTACAAACGATACTAATTTCACAAACACTGTTCCTATAAGTTTTACTTTAGGTGATATTAGTGAACAGATTATTTATGTTCGTGTACAAGACAGAAATGGAAATACACAATGTTTTAACAACAACGTGTCTTTTAAAATAATTGTAAATCCTAATCCTTTAGTTTCTACAACAATCACACCTCTTGCAGTATGTGATGTTGCCACTCCTTCAGATAGTAACACTAGAAATAGAATTGCTCAAAACATTGATTTAACGTCGAAAGACACTGAAATCTTAGCTGGTAGAACAAGTCGAGTTGCTTATTATCTAACGCAACAAGATGCTGAAAATGGAAACGAAATAACGAATTCTACTGATTTTGAAAACACAACAAGTGAAACTATTTTTCCTGCTAATTTTAATACAGATGACCCAGGAATTGAAACAATTTTCTTTAAAGTAATTGATTTAGTTGGAAATACGTGTGAATCTGATATTTCTACTTTCGAGCTTTTAGTGTATCCAGAATCAAACATCCCTATTAATATTTCTGATTATTCTGATTGTGACAACACTTCTGATCGTTTTGAAGATGATAACAATGGAATTAATGGAGATATTACTTTAAAAAATAAAATACCAGAAATTCTTGCCAACTACCAACCAAGTGAATTTACAGATTTCACTATTACTTTTTACACTTCTTTAGCAGATGCTGAAGCTGGAAATTTGGCACTAGCGATTGATGAAAATACGTTTGAAAACAAACGTAACAATCAAACTATTTATGTACGTGTTGAAAACACAAAAAACGCTCCTACTATTTGTGCACATACACGCTTATCTTTTAACCTAAATATTACTCCTTTACCAGATTTTAGGGTTACCCCTCAAGTTTTGTGCTTAAACTACACAGATCCTCATATCCTTGAAGCTGAAAATCCTGCTGGTGAATATAATTATGAATGGATAGATAAAAATGGAACTACTTTAGGTACAGACCAAACTTTAATTATAAAAGAAGGTGGAGAATATACGTTAACAGCAACAGATAAAACAACTACATGTAGCAGCACTAAAACTATGTATGTAAAAGAATCTGAAAAAGCGACCTTATTAGAAGAGTATGTAACCATTATTGAAGAATCTATCAGTATTAATTCTCAAGATAATATATCAATATTTATAGATACTCTTAAAAATTCTTTAGGAAAAGGCGACTATCAATTTGCTTTAAGAAACGAAGATAATGGTGAAAGAATTCCTATAATTGGTTTTCAAGATGCCCCTCTTTTCGAAAATCTGAAAGGTGGAATTTACACCATTATCGTACATGATAAAAATGGATGTATCGCAGATGAAGAATTAATAATTTCTGTAATTCAATACCCAAAATTCTTTACACCAAATGATGATGGAATTAAGGATACTTGGATGGTAATAGGTGTTGGAAAAATTATTTATAGCCTTAATAGTAGTATCAATATTTTTAATAGATATGGAAAATTAATTGCCCAATTACCAATTGATGGACCCGGTTGGGATGGTACTTATAATGGCAAACTAATGCCTTCGAATGATTATTGGTTTAATGTTCAACTAATTCCTATAGATCCTCGTAAATCTATTATATTTAAAAAAGGACATTTCTCATTACTGAGAAAGTAA